aaaagttggaggttgggaacaagattaggttcaaggctaggcttgtagctcgggggttcacacaagaggagggaatagactataatgaagtattttctccagtggtaaagcatgcctcaatcagaattttgctagctatagttgctcaaagaagttggtttttggaccaacttgatgtgaagacaacctttcttcatggagagcttgaggaaactatatacatgaatcagccagagggatttgtgatacatgggagtgaagataaggtttgtctactaaagaaaagtctatacggtttgaagcaagcaagtagacaatggcatatcaagtttgatgaacatatgcagagtatgggatttataaattccagatatgatagttgtgtctacttcaaatcaaagtctgagggacctgctgtgtatttgctattatatgtagacgacatcttgcttgctggaccagatagacaggagctagatagggtgaaagccttattgaaaaagggatttgaaatcaaggatctggggagtgctagcaagattttgggaatggatatatTCAGAAATGCAGATAAGAGGGTGTTGTGGTTGTCCCAAGAAGGCTACATTCAGAAAGTACTGCACAAATATCAGATTGACAAGAGTAGAGCAACCTCAGTTCCACTATCACAACAGACTAAGCTGTCCAAATCACAATGTCCCAGAAAtcagcaagaagaaagagagatgagccagataccttattccaacatagttgggagtgtgatgtatatgatgatatgcacaaggcctgatatttctcatgcggtaagcgtggtgagcagatacatgtcctgtccgggaagagagcactggttggctttgaaagggattctcaagtatctcaaaggaagtagtgatctgggaataatgttcaaatcagagaatgaaggagataaggatagcattattgggttttgcgattcagattatgcagctaaccttgataataggcgctcacaatctgggtacatatttaccttgttcggctccgcggtgagctggaagtctaatctccaatccgtggtggctctatcgacgacggaggcagagtatatagctcttgcTGAGGCAGTAAATGAAAGCTTCTGGCTTAGGGGTATAGTTGgtgattttggggtgaagcaagagaatgttgtgatcaagtgcgacagcaatagcgcgatttgtctctcgaaacatcagacatatcatgaacgcagcaaacatatagacgtgaggctgcatttcattcgagatgaggttgagaagggtgcggtgaagattgagaaggtcagcaccgagcacaatgcggctgatgcacttactaaagccctaccaagatccaagttccgacattgcttggatttggttggggtggtccgaaatttgtaagtatgggaaggaaggtggaactggtagtgatggatcttagattgctcaaaggtggaggatttgttagtgtttgagctcatcaagatcggattgagctggtggaagaatcaagtcaggaaatagccgttgggaaccaaaacaggaactagccgttggaaacggttataaccgtttttcggcaaaggaagctgttcggcaaaaggaagctgttcggcaaaaggaagctgttcggcaaaggaagctgttcggcaaaggaagctgttcggcggttttcttgatcgatacttcttaagggagttgcgattcattccagaaccaacaacaacagaaatcaaaagtgatagagagagaattcaagagaggaagtgttatctttcagctgtgcgtttttagctctcgaagcaagaagttttcgggcgagttgagggttttccatcttgtaaattcttgagagttttgagtgctcttatgtttgtaatttctcgagtgatcaataaagaaacacaccagattctgcccgtggatgtaggcttacgccgaaccacgtaattcgcttgtgttcttccttgcatgttgtcatttcattaatttgcatttcgatcatcacaaccgtaggttcgttcttcacaGAATTCATATTGCATTACGTTGTAGTACTACTCTTTTTTGTCATTATTATTCAaggtaaaaataaaaacaagagTAATCGAGCTCGGTATTAACGTGGAGTAGTAAATAGTATTATATAGTTTCATCTTTCtgttattaaaaaattatgtttctcattattttttttttaattttgtggagtaataatcatttttttactactactaattgTGTATATACATACACATGTCATCGGTTCACATGCAAAATTCAAGCACCTCACCGCAACTGACAACAATGGAGTCGCAGCCCAACAACTccggcgccggcgccggcgccaCCTctccatccccatccccatctCACCTCGCGCAAAAAATCCGCCGCAACCTGGCATTCCCATCAAAATGGGGCGAGCTCAACGGCGCCATGGGCGACCTCGGCACCTACATCCCCATCATCCTAGCCCTAACCCTCTCCCAAAACCTCGACCTCGGCACCACCCTCATCTTCACCGGCCTCTACAACTTCCTCACCGGCTCCCTCTACGGCGTCCCCATGCCCGTCCAGCCTATGAAATCCATCGCCGCCGTCGCCATCTCCAACCCCTCCTTCGCCATCCCCGAAGTCATGGCCGCCGGCATCCTCACCTCCGccgccctcctcctcctcggcgcCACCGGACTCATGCACCTCGCCTACAACCTCATCCCCATCGCCGTCGTCCGCGGCATCCAGCTCGCCCAGGGCCTCTCCTTCGCCATCACTGCCGTCAAATACATCAAATCCGAGCAAAACTTCGCCAAATCCAAATCCGCCGGCGACCGCCCCTGGCTCGGCCTCGACGGCCTCATCCTCGCCCTCGCCTGCGCCTCCTTCATCCTCCTCATCAACGGCTCCGGCGAAGAAACTGAAACCGAAACAGAAACCAACCAAATCGACGGAATCGAAATCGATCGACCAAATCGAAGGAGAAGTAgaaaaatcctaaaattcatcACATCGATTCCATCCGCAttcctaatttttttattagggCTAATCCTCGCCATCGCCAGAGGACCTCAAGCAATCAATCACTTCAAATTCGGGCCGTCGAAAATCAATGTAATCAAAATCTCGAAGCATTCATGGAAGGAAGGGTTCATAAAAGGCACAATTCCACAGCTGCCGTTATCGATCCTCAACTCCGTCATCGCCGTTTGCAAGCTCTCCACCGATCTCTTCCCGGAAAAGGACGTCTCGGCGACGTCGGTGTCGATCACCGTCGGTCTAATGAACCTGATCGGGTGCTGGTTCGGGGCAATGCCGTGCTGCCACGGGGCGGGCGGGCTGGCCGGGCAGTATAAATTCGGGGGCCGGTCAGGGGGCTGCGTGGCGCTGTTAGGGGTGGCTAAGTTGGGGTTGGGGTTGGCTCTGGGGGGCTCGTTGGTGAAGGTTTTGGTGCAGTTTCCTGTGGGAGTGTTGGGGGTTTTGTTGCTCTTTGCCGGGATTGAGCTTGCCATGTGTGCCAGGGATATGAACACGAAGAGCGAGGCGCTGGTGATGCTCGTCTGCACCGCGGTGTCGTTGGTTGGGTCGAGCGCGGCGCTAGGGTTCTTGTGTGGAATGGTGGTGCATTTGTTGCTCCGGGTGAGGAAGGCGGGGGAGGTGAAGTCGTGCTCCGAGTTTTGGTTTGATAGTAAAGTTTAGTATTCATGATTAGCCAAAATCGATAATAAAGAATTATGTACTTCCTCTGTCCTGTAAGCGTGTGTAAACTCTGGTTCAATACGACGTattttaatagtagtaaattTTAAGGTGAGTGTGGTTAGTAAATGGTGGGGGATCATTTGTTGTAAAATTGTGAATATGCTTGGAAAACACGGTTTAGAATTGAGGAGTTTATAGTTGAAATAGTGTACAAAATTGGTGTGTACGCACACTTTTATGGAACGTACTGAATGACGAATTGTTCACACTCTTATGAGACAAAATTGGTATATGTTAATCGATTGTTTATTATGTGTACACTCTTACTGGATGGAATGAGCATATGGTAATCGATTGTTTATCACGTCACAACGGATTAGAGAGTTATTGCTAGGATTGAATAAATCCATGTGATGTAAGATGAAATTGGGAAAAATGCAAGAGTAGTAGTAAACTAGTGAACTATTATTTCATTGCAAGATGAAGAATCATCAATCACAAGAACCAACCATTTTACATCAAATTAAGGCAGCCAAAAATGATTCATGGAGCTACTACACTGTCACTGCAGAAATCAGTACATCTACCAAAGCATTCCTCCAATTTTGGACCATCTGCAACAAATCAATAATCACatgagagaaagaaagagtaTTATATCAAAACAAGAGAACTCATTTCAAAAGACCATAAACCCCGCATCAGTTGACCAATCACAACCGATAAGAGGTATTAGAGTTCgtaacagagagagagagagagtagcgACCAGTGATAAGTTGCCTGCATCGTTTGAGGGAGCAACGACGGCGACAATAGTAGGCATAATCAGTAGGAGTAGAAGGAATGCAGGCCTTGAGACATGAAAATTTACAAGCAAGCTTCTGAGATATAGTCATGGTGTTTCTTCCTTGTATAAAGCACTGGTTGTAGCACCCACCCCAGCAGCTGTACAATCTCTGTGCATCCACACCAGTTCCCAGCACCATCAAAATCGAGATGACTACGACGGCCAACTTcatctttttgttttttggcTGCAGATTGCAGAAGATGGGAGCTCTATATATAAGGCCACAACATTAGTACACTTGTAATTTGAATTCACCGTTGCTTTGACTCATGTAGTAATATACTAAATGCTCAAAACATCTACTTTCTGATTAGGTAGAAGTTAGTATGTGATCAATGAGAAGGGAAAAGGACCAtgattttttatacttttcttgggtttttctgttacaccataaGTCAACTGATTTATTGCAGTGCAGCTATGAGATTCACGACAGCATTAACTGCTACTTCCTCCGTCGCGAATAGGAATCCTTCTTTTCTATTTTGGCTCATTCGCGAATATGAGTCTTGGTTCATAATcaccataaatggtaaaaagaCCACACATGCCATTCGCGAATATGAGTCTTGGTTCATAATcaccataaatggtaaaaaataaatggtaaaaagaCCACACATGCCAGTAACTCATTATACTCGCATATCATTTTATATACAACTAAGACTCAtgtttcactaactttt
This portion of the Salvia splendens isolate huo1 chromosome 10, SspV2, whole genome shotgun sequence genome encodes:
- the LOC121750725 gene encoding molybdate transporter 1-like, with the protein product MESQPNNSGAGAGATSPSPSPSHLAQKIRRNLAFPSKWGELNGAMGDLGTYIPIILALTLSQNLDLGTTLIFTGLYNFLTGSLYGVPMPVQPMKSIAAVAISNPSFAIPEVMAAGILTSAALLLLGATGLMHLAYNLIPIAVVRGIQLAQGLSFAITAVKYIKSEQNFAKSKSAGDRPWLGLDGLILALACASFILLINGSGEETETETETNQIDGIEIDRPNRRRSRKILKFITSIPSAFLIFLLGLILAIARGPQAINHFKFGPSKINVIKISKHSWKEGFIKGTIPQLPLSILNSVIAVCKLSTDLFPEKDVSATSVSITVGLMNLIGCWFGAMPCCHGAGGLAGQYKFGGRSGGCVALLGVAKLGLGLALGGSLVKVLVQFPVGVLGVLLLFAGIELAMCARDMNTKSEALVMLVCTAVSLVGSSAALGFLCGMVVHLLLRVRKAGEVKSCSEFWFDSKV